A region of the archaeon BMS3Bbin15 genome:
GGAACTTTATGACAGTGCAGGTACGATTTATTCTTATGCGACAAATATGCCTGTACTCAGGGAGGAGGCAGAGAAATGATAGAAATAAGATTTCATGGCAGAGGTGGTCAGGGTGCAGTTACTGCTGCAGACCTTTTAGCCATGGCATCCTTCTTTGATGGGAAATATTCTCAGGCTTTTCCGAGTTTTGGAACAGAGAGGAGAGGTGCTCCTGTTACAGCCTTTGCAAGGATAAGTGACAGTTTTATAAGAATAAGGTCTCAGATTTACTTTCCTGATTATGTTATTGTGCAGGACCCCAGCCTACTTGAGGTGGTAAATGTAACCAATGGAATCAAGGCGAGTGGCAAGGTTTTAATAAATACAGAGAAAAATCCCGAGGATATGGCTATTGAATGT
Encoded here:
- the padE gene encoding NADH-dependent phenylglyoxylate dehydrogenase subunit gamma, which translates into the protein MIEIRFHGRGGQGAVTAADLLAMASFFDGKYSQAFPSFGTERRGAPVTAFARISDSFIRIRSQIYFPDYVIVQDPSLLEVVNVTNGIKASGKVLINTEKNPEDMAIECEAEVYSINATRIALDVLGLPIVNTAMIGAFGALSREISLESVKKAVKKRFPEKLALKNAKAVEVAYKEMEAQL